One genomic window of Vibrio ziniensis includes the following:
- a CDS encoding pectinesterase family protein has product MNKHLKYSLLAMSIALAGCGSDSGSSSTDNNDNSGGDNTGGDVVTATYCETAQEEKGESLYFCDDFSDASTFATNWKSVGTHDGKFVIEDDILWFENGATGGQLLIATPAVASLVPESGDYYVEAKVRLRNNNSTGSKRTYLLGRYTEDSLGYSAGFNSQATTEGQRATLGYINGEGTADHTNYPFAIDMGSKHSLASDGYTVTEHSTDGTWYTIRLVMNGSEISAYVDDVPYAGFDGTAGEANSTNITDPGSIGFYSKNRAFEVDYVIIGDAADLPASVSLDVDSVWEPTIGDEMTVTVSAVQAGGDADTVTMTNSNTEVVDVTIGADNTFTLKAMQAGTAEVSFALDSDPTKVTTLSVTVNEAVVLPTFDYGDISAKVTPTVNAQDQQVDVTLSLTLEGTPTLGERGIVYIYDANTNEVVQELNVGGDVTTVGSVTSGKVRTLNYFPVVLDGNTVNIYPKKDAFTAGGEYYIAISEDVINGATLNGDEFVGLGKNQWQFSIGAAVEASKTALSVGPSGDFATVQGALNYFMDDTALKNSDKTITLEDGVYYEMLMLRNVNNLTIKGTSREGTIIRHDNHEARNGGSSGRPLMLVESADMLTFEDITLENTHRRTGSSDQAEVIYFNSNYRLVAKNANFLSEQDTILVKGYSWFYNTLVAGNVDFIWGYPNAALFENSEIRTIADSKAGSADTATDGGYVLQARIPAIYQTDAAGNYVLDEDGAKIVIGSETGFVFLNSKFTFGKGVLGNDVKAGSTYIARSGGDATYFDNVTLVNCTLDTHIADVGYGGAAVDKAPTPGIATATEGWRIDEASLAASPITNMTDEAYTLTAAEAEAYDTRAEVFAAYNSGAGWNPAE; this is encoded by the coding sequence ATGAATAAGCATTTAAAGTACAGCTTACTTGCTATGAGTATTGCGCTTGCAGGTTGTGGCAGTGATAGCGGTAGTTCGAGCACGGACAACAATGATAACAGCGGTGGTGATAATACTGGTGGCGATGTTGTAACTGCTACGTATTGTGAAACTGCACAAGAAGAAAAAGGCGAAAGTTTATATTTCTGTGATGACTTTTCTGATGCTTCAACATTTGCAACTAACTGGAAAAGTGTTGGCACCCACGATGGTAAATTTGTCATAGAAGATGACATTCTATGGTTTGAAAACGGTGCAACGGGGGGGCAACTTCTGATTGCAACTCCTGCTGTTGCTAGCTTGGTTCCTGAGTCTGGTGACTACTATGTTGAAGCGAAAGTTCGTCTGCGTAACAATAACTCGACCGGTAGTAAGCGCACTTACCTCCTAGGTCGTTATACGGAAGACAGTCTTGGCTATTCAGCAGGTTTTAACTCGCAAGCTACTACAGAAGGTCAACGCGCAACCCTAGGTTACATCAACGGCGAAGGTACCGCAGATCATACCAACTATCCTTTTGCAATTGATATGGGTTCAAAACACTCTTTAGCAAGTGATGGCTACACTGTAACTGAGCACAGCACAGATGGTACTTGGTACACTATACGTCTTGTTATGAACGGTAGTGAAATCTCTGCCTACGTTGATGATGTGCCATACGCAGGTTTTGATGGCACTGCAGGTGAAGCTAACTCGACTAACATCACTGACCCTGGTTCAATTGGTTTCTACAGTAAAAACCGTGCGTTTGAAGTAGATTACGTAATCATCGGTGATGCAGCCGATCTTCCTGCTTCAGTTAGTCTTGATGTTGACAGCGTGTGGGAACCGACTATCGGTGATGAGATGACTGTCACTGTTTCTGCGGTTCAAGCAGGTGGTGATGCAGATACAGTAACTATGACTAACTCAAATACTGAAGTTGTTGATGTTACCATCGGTGCAGATAACACGTTTACTTTGAAAGCGATGCAGGCAGGTACTGCGGAAGTAAGCTTTGCGCTAGATTCTGACCCAACTAAGGTAACAACGCTATCTGTAACAGTAAACGAGGCTGTGGTTCTGCCAACGTTTGACTACGGTGATATTAGCGCTAAAGTGACTCCGACTGTTAATGCACAAGATCAACAGGTTGACGTTACTCTATCTTTGACTCTTGAAGGTACACCGACTCTAGGTGAGCGCGGTATCGTATACATCTATGATGCGAACACTAACGAGGTAGTTCAAGAGCTAAATGTGGGTGGTGATGTAACGACTGTTGGCTCAGTGACTTCTGGTAAAGTTCGTACTCTTAATTACTTCCCGGTTGTTTTAGATGGCAATACGGTAAACATCTACCCTAAAAAAGATGCGTTCACTGCAGGTGGTGAATACTACATCGCGATTAGTGAAGATGTAATTAACGGCGCGACACTAAATGGTGATGAGTTCGTTGGTTTAGGTAAAAACCAATGGCAGTTTTCTATCGGTGCGGCTGTTGAAGCGAGTAAAACTGCTCTATCAGTTGGGCCAAGTGGTGATTTTGCAACTGTACAAGGAGCATTAAACTACTTTATGGATGACACTGCACTTAAGAACTCAGATAAAACCATCACACTAGAAGATGGTGTTTACTACGAAATGTTAATGCTACGTAACGTAAACAACCTAACTATCAAAGGTACTAGCCGCGAAGGTACGATTATTCGCCATGATAACCATGAAGCTCGTAACGGTGGCTCTAGTGGTCGTCCTCTAATGTTAGTAGAAAGTGCAGATATGTTAACTTTCGAAGACATTACTCTGGAAAATACACACCGTCGTACAGGTTCCTCAGACCAAGCGGAAGTTATTTACTTCAACAGTAACTACCGATTAGTGGCGAAAAACGCAAACTTCCTAAGTGAACAAGACACTATTCTCGTTAAAGGTTACAGTTGGTTCTACAACACGCTTGTAGCTGGTAACGTTGATTTTATCTGGGGTTACCCAAATGCAGCACTATTTGAGAACAGCGAAATCCGTACTATTGCGGACTCGAAAGCCGGCTCTGCTGATACTGCAACTGATGGTGGTTACGTACTGCAAGCACGTATCCCTGCAATTTATCAAACAGATGCTGCTGGAAATTATGTTCTTGATGAAGATGGCGCTAAAATTGTTATTGGTTCAGAGACTGGCTTTGTATTCCTAAACTCAAAATTCACTTTTGGTAAAGGTGTCCTAGGTAACGACGTTAAGGCTGGCTCAACTTACATAGCTCGTAGCGGTGGTGATGCAACATACTTCGATAATGTCACTCTAGTAAATTGTACTCTTGATACCCATATTGCAGATGTAGGTTACGGTGGTGCGGCGGTTGATAAAGCGCCAACCCCAGGTATTGCAACTGCAACTGAAGGCTGGCGTATCGATGAGGCGAGCTTAGCAGCAAGCCCTATCACAAATATGACAGATGAAGCGTATACATTAACAGCAGCTGAAGCAGAAGCTTATGATACTCGTGCAGAAGTATTCGCTGCTTATAACAGTGGTGCTGGCTGGAACCCTGCAGAATAA
- a CDS encoding DUF3135 domain-containing protein, which translates to MPQPQSQPYNQELPPFDELVALAKQNPEAFTKFKHQMCEEMISSASLNMQQRLRAQQSHIDLVVSQCKNPYHINVTLMREMTIQMVKFRDALEGDVEPQQQAVVIPFPHNNKEDWH; encoded by the coding sequence ATGCCCCAACCTCAGTCGCAACCCTATAATCAAGAGCTTCCTCCGTTTGACGAACTTGTGGCACTTGCGAAGCAAAATCCAGAAGCTTTTACTAAGTTCAAACATCAAATGTGTGAAGAGATGATTTCATCCGCCTCACTCAATATGCAACAAAGATTAAGAGCCCAGCAAAGTCACATCGACCTCGTCGTTAGCCAATGCAAGAACCCATATCACATTAACGTCACTTTGATGCGTGAAATGACCATTCAAATGGTGAAGTTTCGTGATGCATTAGAGGGTGACGTTGAACCGCAACAGCAAGCGGTTGTGATCCCTTTTCCTCACAACAATAAAGAAGATTGGCACTAA
- the groL gene encoding chaperonin GroEL (60 kDa chaperone family; promotes refolding of misfolded polypeptides especially under stressful conditions; forms two stacked rings of heptamers to form a barrel-shaped 14mer; ends can be capped by GroES; misfolded proteins enter the barrel where they are refolded when GroES binds) — protein MAAKDVKFGNDARVKMLEGVNILADAVKVTLGPKGRNVVLDKSFGAPTITKDGVSVAREIELEDKFQNMGAQMVKEVASQANDAAGDGTTTATVLAQSIVNEGLKAVAAGMNPMDLKRGIDKAVTAAVEQLKALSVPCADTKAIAQVGTISANSDSSVGNIIAEAMEKVGRDGVITVEEGQALHDELDVVEGMQFDRGYLSPYFINNQEAGSVDLDNPFILLVDKKVSNIRELLPVLEGVAKASRPLLIVAEDVEGEALATLVVNNMRGIVKVAAVKAPGFGDRRKAMLQDIAILTGGTVISEEIGLELEKAVLEDLGQAKRVSITKENTTIIDGAGEEAAIKGRVSQIRQQIEEATSDYDKEKLQERVAKLAGGVAVIKVGAATEVEMKEKKDRVEDALHATRAAVEEGVVAGGGVALIRAASMLTELTGDNEEQNVGIRVALRAMESPIRQIVKNAGDEESVVANNVKGGTGNYGYNAATGVYGDMIEMGILDPTKVTRSALQFAASVAGLMITTEAMVTEKPKSDGPAMPDMGGMGGMGMM, from the coding sequence ATGGCTGCTAAAGACGTAAAGTTTGGCAATGACGCACGTGTAAAAATGCTGGAAGGTGTCAACATTCTAGCTGACGCTGTAAAAGTAACTCTTGGCCCTAAAGGTCGTAACGTCGTTCTAGACAAATCTTTCGGTGCACCAACGATCACTAAAGATGGTGTATCTGTTGCTCGTGAAATTGAATTGGAAGACAAGTTCCAAAACATGGGCGCACAAATGGTTAAAGAAGTTGCATCTCAAGCAAACGATGCAGCGGGTGACGGTACAACAACAGCAACAGTACTTGCACAATCTATCGTAAACGAAGGTCTTAAAGCGGTTGCTGCGGGTATGAACCCAATGGATCTTAAACGCGGTATCGATAAAGCAGTAACAGCAGCGGTTGAGCAACTAAAAGCGCTATCAGTACCATGTGCAGACACCAAAGCGATTGCGCAAGTTGGTACTATCTCTGCTAACTCTGACTCAAGCGTTGGTAACATCATTGCTGAAGCAATGGAAAAAGTGGGCCGCGATGGTGTTATCACTGTTGAAGAAGGTCAAGCACTTCACGATGAATTAGATGTTGTTGAAGGTATGCAGTTCGACCGTGGTTACCTGTCTCCATACTTCATCAATAACCAAGAAGCGGGGAGTGTTGATCTAGACAACCCATTCATCCTATTGGTTGATAAGAAAGTATCTAACATCCGTGAACTTCTTCCAGTTCTTGAAGGCGTTGCAAAAGCTTCTCGTCCATTGCTAATCGTAGCGGAAGATGTAGAAGGTGAAGCACTAGCGACTCTAGTTGTGAACAACATGCGCGGTATCGTGAAAGTAGCAGCGGTTAAAGCTCCAGGTTTCGGTGACCGTCGTAAAGCTATGCTACAAGACATCGCTATCCTCACTGGCGGTACTGTGATTTCTGAAGAGATCGGTCTTGAGCTAGAAAAAGCGGTTCTTGAAGATCTAGGTCAAGCTAAGCGTGTGTCTATCACTAAAGAAAACACAACGATTATCGACGGTGCTGGTGAAGAAGCCGCGATCAAAGGCCGTGTATCTCAAATTCGTCAACAAATCGAAGAAGCAACTTCAGACTACGATAAAGAGAAGCTACAAGAACGCGTTGCTAAACTAGCTGGCGGTGTTGCTGTAATCAAAGTTGGCGCAGCAACTGAAGTTGAAATGAAAGAGAAGAAAGACCGCGTAGAAGACGCTCTACACGCGACTCGCGCTGCGGTTGAAGAAGGTGTTGTAGCTGGTGGTGGTGTTGCACTTATCCGCGCAGCTTCAATGCTAACTGAGCTTACTGGTGACAACGAAGAGCAAAACGTGGGTATCCGCGTAGCACTTCGTGCAATGGAATCTCCAATTCGTCAAATCGTTAAGAACGCAGGTGATGAAGAGTCTGTAGTTGCAAACAACGTTAAAGGCGGCACAGGTAACTACGGTTACAACGCGGCAACGGGTGTTTACGGCGATATGATTGAAATGGGTATCCTAGATCCAACTAAAGTAACTCGTAGCGCACTTCAGTTCGCAGCATCAGTTGCTGGTCTAATGATCACAACAGAAGCTATGGTTACTGAGAAGCCGAAGTCAGATGGTCCAGCTATGCCTGATATGGGTGGCATGGGCGGTATGGGAATGATGTAA
- a CDS encoding pectate lyase family protein, which produces MKKTYLAVAVMATLAGCSTSNNATSSAAATSPAEAITYDANSPSIGATGWASADGPVTGGEGAKAENIYVVENRVQLVEALFGKKDANLKAEPSNERKIIYVKGTIDLTEGADGKSLTGADFIAQCPDTGFTDYDAFYDAYRKAYDPAVWNKQDLARNGRPPMVNGPLEDARSCFQKAQEAHTVLRVGSNTSILGLGTDAQIKFGTLRLGTAGREAVTNIVIRNIEFSDAFDFFPQWSPTDSFSIDKKELGQGNCSDKFVSDTVNPYGCASAGGGGRWNSEYDLIAVDNAQRVWIDHNTFSDGERTDDKFPPVWAAPYNIKEQKVQHHDGLVDITNAATKVTLSYNIFKDHDKTNLLGGSDSSNAKKGYGPGAIDVTFNHNIWDNTGQRMPRIRFGRVHSYNNYFNLNATKDKEAGKYGMMDALILGTASKLYAENNVFDIKNDGEGTFEHKIVGYYSRTNNEQKCIKTGDFDEASCGTYFYAAGNQVNGAAVDLNKTVEANQAKSSSNAKLTMLNPNDENSFWLPKKTYQYQVDSVETLKDHLLNNAGSGKIEIIKK; this is translated from the coding sequence ATGAAAAAGACTTACCTTGCTGTTGCTGTGATGGCAACGTTAGCGGGTTGCAGTACTAGCAACAACGCCACTTCTTCTGCCGCTGCCACATCTCCTGCCGAAGCAATTACTTATGATGCAAACAGCCCTTCTATTGGTGCAACAGGTTGGGCATCCGCTGATGGTCCAGTGACTGGCGGTGAAGGCGCTAAAGCTGAAAATATTTATGTGGTAGAAAACCGCGTTCAATTAGTTGAAGCGCTTTTTGGTAAAAAAGATGCGAACTTAAAAGCTGAACCAAGCAACGAACGCAAAATTATTTATGTAAAAGGCACTATCGATTTAACTGAAGGTGCGGATGGTAAGTCTTTAACTGGTGCTGATTTTATTGCTCAGTGTCCAGATACAGGTTTCACGGATTACGATGCATTCTATGATGCTTATCGTAAAGCTTATGACCCTGCCGTATGGAACAAGCAGGACCTAGCTCGCAACGGTCGCCCACCGATGGTAAATGGTCCACTAGAAGATGCACGTAGTTGTTTCCAAAAAGCGCAAGAAGCACACACTGTACTACGTGTTGGTTCTAACACTTCCATTCTGGGTCTGGGTACCGATGCACAAATCAAATTTGGTACATTGCGTCTAGGTACTGCAGGTCGTGAGGCAGTAACAAACATTGTTATCCGTAATATTGAATTTAGCGATGCATTTGATTTCTTCCCACAATGGAGCCCAACTGACTCATTTAGCATCGATAAGAAAGAGCTAGGTCAAGGCAACTGTAGCGATAAATTTGTTAGCGATACTGTAAACCCATACGGTTGTGCGAGTGCTGGTGGTGGCGGTCGTTGGAACTCTGAATACGATTTGATTGCGGTTGATAATGCTCAACGTGTTTGGATTGACCACAACACATTTAGCGATGGTGAGCGTACAGACGATAAGTTCCCACCAGTATGGGCTGCTCCTTACAACATCAAAGAGCAAAAAGTTCAGCACCATGATGGCCTAGTGGACATTACTAACGCTGCAACTAAAGTAACTTTGTCGTACAACATCTTTAAAGATCACGACAAAACTAACCTGCTAGGTGGTAGTGATTCATCAAATGCGAAAAAAGGTTATGGCCCTGGCGCAATTGATGTGACATTCAACCACAACATTTGGGATAACACTGGTCAACGCATGCCTCGTATCCGTTTTGGTCGTGTACACTCATACAACAACTACTTCAACCTGAATGCAACTAAGGATAAAGAAGCCGGTAAGTACGGCATGATGGATGCTCTTATCCTAGGTACCGCTTCAAAACTATACGCTGAGAACAACGTATTTGACATTAAAAACGATGGTGAAGGTACATTTGAACATAAGATTGTTGGTTACTACTCACGTACTAACAACGAGCAAAAATGTATTAAGACCGGTGATTTTGATGAAGCATCATGCGGTACATATTTCTACGCTGCAGGAAACCAAGTTAATGGCGCAGCAGTTGATTTAAATAAAACTGTTGAAGCTAACCAAGCTAAATCAAGCAGCAACGCTAAATTAACTATGTTAAATCCAAATGATGAAAATTCATTCTGGTTGCCGAAGAAAACTTACCAATATCAAGTTGATTCAGTTGAAACATTGAAAGATCACCTACTAAATAATGCAGGTTCAGGAAAAATAGAAATTATTAAAAAATAA
- a CDS encoding helix-turn-helix transcriptional regulator has protein sequence MKTIDRILHTIKREGAVTAKQLADDLSITTMGARQHLQSLEEDGILSFHDVKVKVGRPTRHWSLTKQGHSQFADRHSELTIQVMDAVEHIFGKEGLAKVAAEREAQTLSIYQKALSGFSGIEEKLYALVKLREREGYMAELEKTEQGFTLIENHCPICKAATRCPNLCQSELNVFQHLLGHDYQIVRQEHIIQGERRCTYLITKVK, from the coding sequence ATGAAAACGATTGATAGGATTTTACACACCATCAAACGCGAAGGTGCTGTAACCGCTAAACAACTTGCAGATGACCTGTCCATTACCACTATGGGTGCGCGTCAGCATTTACAAAGTTTAGAAGAAGACGGAATCCTTTCCTTTCATGATGTCAAAGTCAAAGTCGGTCGCCCTACTCGCCATTGGTCTCTAACCAAACAAGGACACAGCCAATTTGCTGACAGGCACAGCGAACTCACCATCCAAGTGATGGATGCTGTGGAGCATATTTTCGGTAAAGAAGGGCTCGCAAAAGTCGCCGCCGAAAGAGAAGCACAAACTCTATCGATCTATCAAAAAGCCTTGTCTGGCTTTTCTGGTATAGAAGAAAAACTCTACGCTTTGGTTAAGCTGCGTGAACGAGAAGGTTACATGGCAGAACTTGAAAAGACTGAGCAAGGTTTTACATTAATTGAAAACCATTGCCCTATCTGCAAAGCTGCGACTCGTTGCCCAAACCTGTGCCAATCTGAACTCAATGTGTTCCAGCACTTATTAGGACATGACTATCAAATCGTTCGTCAAGAACACATAATCCAAGGCGAGCGACGCTGCACCTATCTCATTACTAAGGTAAAATGA
- a CDS encoding co-chaperone GroES gives MNIRPLHDRVIVERQEVESKSAGGIVLTGSAAEKSTRGKVLAVGKGRILENGTVLPLDVKVGDSVIFAESYGTKSEKIDGKEVLILSESDILAIVE, from the coding sequence ATGAATATTCGTCCATTACATGATCGAGTTATCGTTGAACGCCAAGAAGTTGAATCAAAGTCTGCTGGTGGTATTGTTCTTACTGGTTCTGCTGCGGAAAAATCAACACGTGGCAAAGTGCTTGCTGTCGGTAAAGGCCGCATTCTAGAAAACGGTACAGTTCTTCCACTGGACGTAAAAGTTGGCGATTCTGTGATTTTTGCTGAAAGCTACGGCACTAAATCAGAAAAAATCGACGGCAAAGAAGTTCTAATTCTGTCTGAAAGCGACATTCTAGCAATCGTTGAGTAA
- a CDS encoding 5-carboxymethyl-2-hydroxymuconate Delta-isomerase: MPNLVLEYSNSVEERINIQGLLEDLHQVALDSGLFEVSSVKSRTLRCHHWLVGNVADSEDFIHVQFELLDGRTPAQKRELSQQLMDVLLSQASHVYSLTIDLRDMDKDCFMKIIRN; this comes from the coding sequence ATGCCTAATTTAGTACTGGAGTACAGCAATTCGGTTGAAGAACGAATCAATATTCAGGGATTGCTTGAAGATTTGCATCAAGTTGCTCTAGATAGTGGGCTTTTTGAAGTGAGTTCAGTCAAATCTCGTACTTTGCGTTGCCACCATTGGCTAGTGGGCAATGTTGCAGATAGTGAAGATTTTATTCACGTTCAATTTGAATTGCTTGATGGAAGAACGCCAGCGCAAAAACGAGAATTGTCGCAACAACTTATGGATGTGCTGTTATCTCAAGCTAGCCATGTCTACAGTTTGACGATAGATCTTCGTGATATGGACAAAGACTGCTTTATGAAGATCATTCGCAATTAA
- a CDS encoding pectate lyase family protein, whose translation MSKKLLALLCASILAGCGGGGSGSGSSDNSDDVVDIGEDITGALTSLGADGWAASSLEVTGGNDAASANQYIVTTRAELIEALYGSSDTALSKDPSNTSKIIYIQGTIDLAEGDDGQTMDGSDFIQAANADSSANCSKYGHTDIDTFYDEYNAEYDPNGDWGKADVSGELEFARQCFQRYQATRMVFRVGSNTSILGLGEDAEIKNGMLRLGKSSDTAVENIVIRNITFNDAFDHFPQWDPTDSDGRWNSQYDLISVENAKGVWIDHNTFSDGERTDDQYPSVFASPYNNKEQKVQHHDGLVDVTSGSTQITLSYNHFKNHDKTNLLGGSDTPDRDDGYGPGAIDVTFHHNYWQNVGQRLPRVRYGRVHVYNNYYKLDVSGSTSPTYYMGDAMTLGTAAKLYVENNVYDITGSYSNSKLIKLSSSTSNQTKCLTAGYTAAECGTYYYATENKVNGSTKNLNSIVTGQESSSSVSVTILDPTDSSSFWLPSFSYTYETDSTDNVKELVLRSAGAGKLIEEE comes from the coding sequence ATGAGTAAGAAATTATTAGCTTTGCTTTGCGCAAGTATACTCGCTGGCTGTGGTGGTGGCGGTTCTGGCTCTGGTTCAAGCGATAACAGTGATGATGTGGTTGATATCGGTGAGGATATTACCGGTGCGCTAACATCGTTAGGCGCCGATGGTTGGGCAGCCTCTTCTTTAGAAGTTACTGGTGGTAATGATGCTGCATCAGCTAACCAGTATATCGTCACAACTCGTGCTGAACTGATAGAAGCTCTGTACGGTAGTAGTGACACGGCTTTGTCCAAAGATCCAAGCAATACGTCAAAAATCATTTATATTCAGGGTACTATCGACTTGGCAGAAGGCGATGATGGCCAAACGATGGACGGTTCAGACTTCATTCAAGCTGCTAATGCAGATTCGAGTGCTAACTGTTCAAAGTATGGTCATACGGATATAGACACTTTCTATGATGAGTACAATGCAGAGTATGATCCAAATGGCGATTGGGGTAAAGCAGATGTGTCTGGAGAATTGGAATTTGCTCGCCAGTGCTTCCAAAGATATCAGGCTACTCGAATGGTATTTCGCGTTGGTTCAAACACCTCTATCTTAGGTTTGGGTGAAGATGCGGAAATAAAGAATGGTATGCTGAGACTCGGTAAAAGTAGTGATACCGCGGTCGAAAATATTGTTATCCGCAACATTACTTTTAACGATGCGTTTGATCACTTTCCACAATGGGACCCAACAGATTCTGATGGGCGCTGGAACTCACAATATGACTTGATTTCGGTGGAAAATGCCAAGGGTGTGTGGATTGACCACAATACTTTCAGTGATGGTGAACGAACCGATGATCAGTATCCATCAGTTTTTGCTTCTCCATACAACAACAAAGAACAAAAAGTTCAGCATCATGATGGCTTAGTGGACGTTACCAGTGGGTCTACCCAGATTACTTTGTCTTACAACCATTTTAAAAACCACGATAAAACTAATTTGTTAGGTGGTAGCGATACTCCAGATAGGGATGACGGTTATGGCCCTGGTGCTATTGACGTTACCTTCCATCATAACTATTGGCAAAATGTTGGTCAGCGTTTACCTCGCGTGCGTTACGGTCGTGTACATGTGTATAACAACTATTATAAGTTGGATGTATCTGGTAGTACTTCACCAACGTATTACATGGGTGATGCTATGACACTTGGCACTGCCGCTAAGTTGTATGTAGAAAACAACGTGTACGATATCACTGGCAGTTATTCTAACAGTAAGCTTATTAAACTAAGCTCAAGCACGTCGAATCAAACTAAGTGTCTAACGGCTGGCTACACAGCGGCTGAATGTGGCACCTACTACTATGCTACTGAAAACAAAGTTAATGGTTCTACCAAGAACTTAAACAGCATTGTTACAGGGCAGGAGTCAAGTAGCAGTGTGTCTGTGACAATTCTAGATCCAACAGATTCGAGCAGCTTCTGGCTACCGTCATTTTCTTATACTTACGAGACTGACAGCACTGATAATGTTAAAGAACTGGTATTAAGAAGCGCTGGTGCAGGTAAGTTAATCGAAGAAGAGTAA
- the tpiA gene encoding triose-phosphate isomerase: MRRPVVMGNWKLNGSKAMVTELLNGLNAELEGVTGVEVAVAPPALYIDLAERLIAEGGNKIILGAQNTDLHNSGAFTGDMSPAMLKDFGATHIIIGHSERRDYHSESDEFVAKKFAFLKENGLKPVFCIGESEAQNEAGETEAVCARQINAVIDAYGVEALNGAIIAYEPIWAIGTGKAATAEDAQRIHASIRALIAAKDAAVAEQVIIQYGGSVKPENAQAYFSQPDIDGALVGGASLDAKSFAAIAKAAAAAKA; this comes from the coding sequence ATGCGTCGTCCTGTCGTAATGGGTAACTGGAAACTGAATGGCAGCAAAGCAATGGTAACTGAGCTGCTAAATGGTCTAAATGCTGAACTTGAAGGTGTAACAGGTGTTGAAGTAGCAGTTGCTCCGCCTGCGCTTTACATTGATTTGGCTGAACGTCTAATCGCTGAAGGCGGCAACAAAATCATCCTAGGTGCACAAAACACTGACCTACACAACAGCGGTGCTTTCACTGGTGATATGTCGCCTGCAATGCTGAAAGATTTCGGTGCTACTCACATCATCATTGGTCACTCAGAGCGTCGTGATTACCACAGCGAGTCTGACGAGTTTGTTGCTAAGAAATTCGCATTCCTAAAAGAAAACGGTCTAAAACCTGTTTTCTGTATCGGTGAATCTGAAGCGCAAAACGAAGCGGGCGAAACTGAAGCAGTATGTGCGCGTCAAATCAACGCCGTTATCGATGCATACGGTGTTGAAGCGCTAAACGGTGCTATCATCGCTTACGAACCAATCTGGGCTATCGGTACTGGTAAAGCAGCAACAGCAGAAGATGCACAACGCATCCACGCATCTATCCGTGCGCTTATCGCAGCGAAAGACGCAGCAGTAGCAGAACAAGTAATCATCCAATACGGTGGTTCTGTTAAGCCAGAGAACGCTCAAGCATACTTCTCTCAACCAGACATCGATGGTGCTCTAGTTGGTGGCGCATCTCTAGACGCGAAAAGCTTCGCAGCTATCGCTAAAGCAGCTGCAGCAGCAAAAGCTTAA
- a CDS encoding DUF805 domain-containing protein: MPLTTLLFSFQGRIGRQTFWIWNCSYYAMIIGFVVGANQLFPGIASFILPVFLLLILIPDLAMTAKRWHDRDKNSWWLLLNIPLVIGRMSVPVGANAMAANEPLLYETIISAAALICGCWILIECGFMKGTHGDNRFGKEPV, encoded by the coding sequence ATGCCACTAACTACGTTACTTTTTTCTTTCCAAGGTCGAATTGGACGCCAAACCTTTTGGATTTGGAATTGTAGTTATTACGCTATGATTATTGGCTTTGTCGTTGGCGCAAACCAACTTTTCCCTGGAATTGCTTCGTTTATCTTACCTGTTTTTTTACTACTCATTTTGATTCCTGATTTGGCGATGACCGCTAAGCGTTGGCACGACAGAGATAAAAATAGCTGGTGGTTGTTGCTTAATATTCCGTTGGTTATTGGTCGTATGAGCGTACCTGTTGGCGCAAACGCAATGGCAGCGAATGAACCTCTGCTTTATGAAACTATCATTTCAGCCGCAGCGTTAATCTGTGGTTGCTGGATTTTGATTGAGTGCGGTTTTATGAAGGGAACTCACGGTGACAACCGTTTTGGTAAAGAACCAGTTTAA